The segment ACCTCAGCAAAGCAGTCTTCCTTCGAACTGACAAAGCTTTGTCAAAGAAAATGGCAGGTTCAAATTTGACAAAGCTTTCGTACGGTCCTTGAACGCACCACTTGGACCATAGAGGAAACACCTCTGATGGCTCCACCCATTTAGAAGCTTCCTTTTCCTTCATCATGACCTTAACGACTCGTTAATCGTATCTGCGTTGTACAGCTACTCATCCTTTCATTTGTAGACAGAAGGTGCTGTCCAGCTTAGAATATGTGAGAAGTAAAGATCTGATAAAGTATAGTTTCACTGGTTTGCAGCGGATTTGAGTTTTGCCCTTTGACAAACCTCTGATGATAAAGATGATGGTGATAATACTTTTGCCGTTATTCAGTGCCTGTGTTAGTGTAGGTGAGTagaggaaatatttttttaaactatacaTGAATTATATAATGCACATTTCTCATctactatatattttttacacatACCCCTCGCATGTTTGTTTACAAACAAATCACCTCACAAAATTGAATGTATCACTATAAACTTGTAGGCCTGTTATGCTAGCTTACCTTCAGAATTAATGAGATTTAATCAGATTTAATGAGTCCATTGAAGACAACATTTATTGAAAAGATACGGACTGTACATTAATTTATGGCAACCAAAAGCAAATGCAATGTCCACTCGTTTTAAGGGTATGTGTGAGGGTGGAAAAACCAGTTGGTTTCTAATCTGTACAGTATAATTCCTTTTAACTGAATCAGACCACTTTTGGGcagttaatattttattttcaagttaGTCACTTTTTGGCAACTAAAAGCACTAAATCAAACTATTAATCACGCACAATCCATCATACTTTCTccatttcttctctctctctattAGATTGAACTATTTtaagccaaacaaaacaaagtctaaCTAGGGAACAGTGTCCTTAAATTAAGAGGTAATGCGAGGACATTCCTTGCAAGATGGCGTTCTCAGCCTTGTTCCCACTGCACACCTTAACATTTTCTCCTGCATTCTGCCAACAGTTAACAGAGCTCCTGTTAGTCTTGAATTGATGCAATTTCTATGGTAATTCTAAACATATTTAGCACTGTTTCGAACAATTTGATAACATTTTCCCACAAAGTACAAGATCAAAGTTATTTTCTTGAGTTTCTTATTGCAGACAAGGTGGGCAGTTTACATGCTGTCAAGTGTATGACCACCCACTGTGCCCTTATAATAAACACAAAGCAGAATCCTCATACCTAAACATGTCAATATCATCACAAGTCCTTCTGAATAATAATTTACCATGTGGTAGATGTGTTGGATTAAATTGGATTTCAGTGTATTGGATTTCTGTACATGAAAAGTTCTATACAAATTAATTTGCCTTGCCTCGCCATAGgactgggcgatatggcctaaaaataaaatctccgattttttataaccaaatccgatttccgattttaatcgttttttttcccttttcttttacaaaacataaacttattaaaatcattcatttgtttatatagatgaatgctagcaaaacTAAAGCacataatgtcatagcttttccaccatataaacgacttcatatcttacattgaaatatgcgacacaatgcatccgtgatctctttccatctggatccttatcatacaggatccactgcagaaataattcccctgatgaaggttgtctcttaaccagggtttgtgggttaagttgatttctgcatctcctagagagcagcatttctcactacagttatacgcacagctaaatcccaggcgtgagtgacggtcacttcactgaaaatctgtcagacaaacaccgttctggtgtggagggagggctaagtctgctgctaactaactatggaaaaaaatcccgattttcaaaaaaattaatctccagaaatggaaaattcgatttatcgattttatcgattaatcgcccagccctacctcGCCACAAAAAAAACTCGAAAGCAATGTTTTtagcaacattttgtttgttgctgtttctttttttgaagTAGGACAAAAATCATTTGCAGATGTGATTGAGTTCAATAAATTTGACACAGAGCCAAGTTTGGTGGCCAAAGAATAACTACAAGTGAAGATAATATTTATGATAACCGAAGACGACTCCTTCCACAGAAGGAACTTGTTAGTAGTTGGACAAAGAAAGAATCACACATAtaccaacattttctttaaaaatgtaagcAAGAGAGTGTGAAAAATATCTGGAATTGTGTTTTAAGATTTAGAAATGATATCATTCAATAATATAACTGACCTGATCTTGTAGATTTAGGTAAGAATTTGGATAACTGCAACGTTAAGccaatttaatcttttttttccccttcatttTTAGGCCTTTCATCTGACACTTTCAGGGAAGAATATGGGAACAAATATAAGATAAGAGTACTCATTTGGGTTCATTCCATTGAATTTGTGCCCAAGTACAGCACAGAAACATCAGTCCTGTGGAAACGTGACAACCCTGAGGCCAGCAAGGACACCAGGAGGAAGATGGAAGGGTACTACTATGTGATATataatgtcacacaaaaagACAGCGGCCGGTATATATTAAGGAACAGCGATGAGACCACTTTTTCAACGAAGACCGTTGAGGTAGTAGGTGAGTTTACCTAAAATTCCTCCATGATACTTTGGCATTGGCGGTGCATTCAGGCACATTGTTGGCTCACAGCAGGAAGGTTCTGgtttcaagctttttttttccaagcctTTAAAAACCACTGAACACTGATGGCagcaaatttatatttaaaggtTAATagcaaaaacatgcaaaagatGTGTCACTACCAAAACatatttcatgctttttttttgttaagtatTTTAATTGTCTGAGGCACACAATCTGTCATTTTCCTACTTAAGATATGACAAAAAATGTGTTGAGTTTCTTCACTTTGTTGTTTCTTATTTTCACACTGAGATATTAAAAATGCTCATACTTAACAAAATACTGctctccagtttgagcttttcTCCTTTAGCTTCAGGCTTCTGTGAACTTATACCTTGGTGGTtcaattttactttttgttcaaGGAGTGCTGGGACACATCGCTGTCAAACAGTTCCCCAGATATCACGCTGACAGCTCTGCCCTCCCGTGAATTACATCTCAGCATCCCGTCCAGATGATTAACTGGCTTCAACAGAACACTTGCCAACAGGGACCATCCAGACTTAGCAAATATGTCATGATAATGGTGCTTTTTGGGGATGAATCTGCAGTTTGGGTCTGTGTCAAAAATTTCAGTTAATATGCACTAACTACACTAATAATAACAAAGACCTGGAAATAGAAGAATTGTCTTAATGGGATTTAAGTGTCTTATAATGACTTAATTTATTACTGGCTACTTAAACTGAAGTTTCTCTGAAATAAATTTTGTTATGAATTGGTGCTAtatgaataaaacataattaGATCAAGTTAGAAGCAAAAATTATTTGTGATCTGCTGAAACCAGTGAACAAATCTTCTGGAGAGGACACTGAATAAAACAAGCATGCTCACAGGGAGGCAGTGATGCCAGCATCATACTTTGGACTGTATTGGCTGGGGTTTATGACCGGCttgttaaacatcagtctgagACAGGTCCTGAGTAAAATTAATAGGTTATTGTGCTGAACTAGACAACAATCTGTTTGATCCAGAAAAAGAATGAGAAGTTTCAAAATGAAGGACATTTTTATACAAGCGCCACTCAATCTGATAAACAGCATTCTGGTGACACAGAGCATGTCagcatgtttgtctttttttttaacccagtaAAACAAGTTTGTcagttcaaaaaaaaaaaaaatagcaaactAATATCTGTTACCGCATTTTGGTTTATACTTGTTCTCTAGTTGTAATTTTGTGGTACATTTATCTGTATTCTCTTTAATATCTTCTCTCCCAGCCAACACCCGAACCATCAGTCTGATGTCTGGGGAACAACTCGCCTTCAGTTTCGATCTGGAGCCAAACTCCTGCAACATTTACTTCTTTCCAGAATTTGATCATGAGATTCAGATAGTTCGTCAAGGCGTGTTGCTGCTGGATTCAGACCAGTCTGGTTGCGTGGGGTTTAAGCTTTTAAAGCCATGTTGGATTTCCAATAAGGCTGCCCAAATGTCATGTGCCGGACGCTTTGAGGTCAGAGATCACGATGACAAGGCCTTGACGGTGTTACTAGAAATGAAGCGTAAGTAACCTATGTGTAACAAGTGTCACACTGTACCAGTGTGTTAATGTTATCATCTCAATCATataaagcagtggttctcaaacttttttccTGCAGGGTCATTAATGTCCATACAGAGGGACTggcccccagtttgagaaccactgataaataaagtattaaaaGTTTGTGTGATTTATAGTCTGCTAGTCACTTTGAAATCTTCTCCAACGTGGGACCCTTTAAGGAAATGACTGACATATGACTTTAGGTCAAATCAcgttttacataataaaaatgatagaaaacaaGTATCTGCTTATACTTGGGAGGTATGCCAGTTAACTAACTGAATTATGGCGTTTTTGTTTCAGCTTCTAAATTTAATTCCACCTACCTCTTTGCTGGTATTGGCTCTTTAGTCTTTGCACTTTTGAGCTGTTGCTTGAAGTATTGCTGCTGTGGGAAGGGATCCTCAAAAAAGGACAGCACAGAGTCTGCTGCCGagtctgatgctgctgctgctcctgatAATAATGACCAACCATCTGTGTATTATCATAAGGTGAACATGTTTGTCCATTGATGCTACTTAAATGTACATTATGATGCAATGTGGTTATAATCCATCTGTTGAATTCAAACTGCAGTATGACCAAGAACCTGTTGGACTGAGGCCAAACCAACCCACTGAGCCCTCTGAGACACCCTGCCACACCGAAACTTCTCATGCTGCATCTGATCTGCTGgttagtgtgtgttgtgtctcattcattcattgtcttTTGTGTCTTCTGTGTCCTTTCTCTTGCTTTGCACTTGCTAATAGAAATTGTTTTACCCTGCAGATACATAATCCTCCAACTGAACTGCCACCTCCTTATTCTGAGGTAGGACCCACTGGTTACACAAGCCTTTTCTTTATTGTTGCTTTCTGCTGTTCTGCTAAAATAAGCCAGTGtagtttgtttaaaatgacGCTAACCTTTGAAGGTTGCAAtgtccagtttatttattgatcCATGTCTCATTTTATAAGATGGTGAGCTCGTTGTTTGAGACTTGGTGTAGAAAATCTGTTATCTTCATCTTCTGTTGTTTCCACATCTTTTATGAATGTTAGAAGTTTTCAGATTATTTGGTTTATTGCAAAACTCAGAtttcaaaactgaaaaattgaTGTAAGATTTGTAGTTTGTTAGCTATTCTGCTAATATTTTCTACACATAATCCTGGTACAATTACTGTGTTATGCTTATAAACTATGGAAATAATTTGGTATGAATATTCTTTGGAACAAAAGCATACATAACTGTATTTTGCACTAATACATTACTGTGGTGAtgcacatttaaatatttttttttctgcaggtttcAGCTCCGGCAGAACAAACGGATGCTCCAACTTTCCCACTTTGTTCTGACCAAGAGccacaatttaaaataaaggggATAAATTTTAACATGAATACCCATCACACCGATGTTTATACCTCAGACAAATTAAACTTCCTCTGAAAGACTTAAATATACAAGGACTCAAGGTTGGTTTTACCCTATTAATGGTGTGTTTTTGCAATAGTAACACATAGGAGCCTTTTAAATGTACTCATTAATgctacataaaaataataattcattattttgggaaaattaataataataataataataataataataataataataataataataaaagaaaaataattaaataaatgggcaagaaaaatatttaatttcttttttatggattaaacaaaagataacatttttattggagcttttttttttccctaaagtGCTTTCCTTCGTACAAAACCAAACTAGCTGTTTCCCTCTGTCTAAATATTTAAGCTAGTATATATCTCTAGATTACTTATCAAATACTTTGTTTCCTCTTTCTATGCATGTTTTCAGGGAATATATAGTATATCACCTGTGCACGGCCTTGTATTTTAACTGGTGCTTCATATTTAGCCAGCCTATCTCTGTAATGCATTAACATTGAAACAGGTTGTAATATTTGATGCTGGTACAGTTAAATGTAGATGTGGAACACAGACAGACTAGAGTCCAATGTTTTGAGACCAACTGTGAGGATATTTCTATTCAGTACTAAATGCAAAGTAGTATTTTTGTTAAACATGAAACCACCTGCTTTGAgtgaaaagtttattttctgaaaaatgtCTCAAAGACAAGCAGTAGGTACAGTCTTTATCCCCCTTTTCAAGCCTGACATCCTGCACATTCACTGAAAAGGACCCAAGGAGCCTTTTGTAACGTCAGAAATGCTTGTCAGTCAAGTGCCTCCTCTAAAAATATCCAGTGCATGAGGACAGTATGTAGTTTACTGTATTCCGGTATTTCTTTAAAGCTCTAACATGCTGCAGTATTGGTGcttctaaaaaaagaaataaaaagcctcAGCCTGCTACCTCCAGCTTGGATTAATATGGAAATGGGACTCCTTACAATCATCCACTGTGGCATTATGTGTCTGAAGGGAATGCCACCTATCCTCTGAGGCAAAGACAGTCTGTACTAGattttttacttgtgtttgctgtttcacatttttttttaaatgtaatgaagTTTGTTTTATCTCTTCATAATCAAAGCTGTGGTGCTGTATTGATCCCGCAGTGGAGTGATTACTTTTGGTTGGAATATAAAACAACATGCACTGTCATTCTCTACGCTGCCCCCTTTCACTCAGAGAGAGGCTCTGTCTGTCTTCAGGCGCcttcacatttttctgaaactatatTTCCCACTAGACAGTACCCCTTAGTGACCAGTAGTAGGCTGGAAACTTGAATTTGTATGTCTATTTACATGAACAAGAAACATGGAAATGTTACGTCCTCTATTTGGTCTCAGTCTCTTGGACATCTCTGTatggactatttttttttttttttttttgagtttatGATGAATATGCACTACATTGTCAGACACTGACTGCCTTTTcctaatacattttttattggaGTAAGAACAGAATACCTCGACACCTCGTAGCTGCACTACCGTCAACATTGTGCCAGAAGTGCATTACTGCAAATGTCAGTTTCACTACAGTACATCTGCAGCCTTTCTAAACAGTAACTACCATTATACTATAATTaacactcatacacactttAATACAATGGTAGAGTTTGAATAATTAATGTCATTAATGTTATCACATATGAATGTTTTGAAATGCATGACTTTTgtgtaaatgtatttgtttaacCTTATAAGAACACTAAGAGTGGTTCACTTTTCTAAATGTATTTCAGTATATTTCCATTCTGTGCCAggtcaattaaaataaaaactttaaaacatggcttgtatttttattgtattctcCTTACAGCCTCTTCAGTGCACCAAGGCGCTGCTGCTTCTCTTTGTGAGGCAGCCACTCAACCAGTTTATACCCCACCCCACTTACAGTAACTTGTTACCAACAAGTTCCTCAACTGAGTCAAATTAGCATAAATATAGAGTAAACTCTCATAAACTCTGTATATAGAAAGCAGCTGAAACTGCTGCTCACCAGTAAATCCCTTACTGCAAGTTTTTTCTCCTTAAATGGCTGCCGCCTTTTAACAATCTTACACTGAGGTGGATGCGGATGAGGCAAGCCAGAGAAGCTGTGAATAGGAAAAACCTAAAATACTAAATATTCTGTAGAACTAAGATGAACTGCAGATTTGTGATGTACTTCTGTTCTTTGTTTGTAAAAGCTTTACAACCGCTGTGTTCATTTGATCCACACAGACTCCACTGTGCAAATATTTTACATCaagatttttaaagaaataataaaccgGTTCCAGTTTGGCCTGACTATTTAATTGGACCACCAGCATGTATGCACAGGAGGTGAATCATTTAAGTGTAAGCACTGGTTTTAAGGTATCAGAATGTTGGTTTTGTCAGATGACAATCTGGCGgtaaaatcaggattttattaGTGTAGAACTGCAGTTTGGAAATGCTGCCGTCTGaccaaaacaccaaaaaaaaaaaaaaaaaaaattctttttggTTTTAATCCAGTTCATCTGGTGTTAATCTGGTTTTAAGATCTTTgatttttatatgatttaatACAGTGGAGTGTTTTTAAAGTGATGGCTAAAAATAGCTTTTTCTAGTGTTGTATAAATGTTCTGACCGAGTTGCTGTATCTTTGTTGGCTCTCCATTTGATGAGGCGGAAAGAGTGGTGGCAGTGGGAGCTGTCACTGATTTGTTTCAAGCCCACTTGGCACTCTACCACAGCAGTGGGGTGAAGGAGGGCGGTGAGTTGAGTGCTGCAGGGTGAGCTAGTAGGAATGATCATTTTGGCACAGAGACTGGGATATTCAGTCGGAATTGCAGCGGGGGGCGCAAACCAGGATGATCACATCATCTTCTAGTTAAGTGGACAGCAGGAATGTAGAAGCTTATAATACAAGACTGGCTGTTTAAAATCGACTTGATGTATCCTAATCTGAGACTCTTTCCATCCAGAGGAAATAGGTTTCATGTACTAGCTGTTCTGGCAGCTGGTTGACATCTTGTAATGATTTTGGAGGGCAACGGACTTGGTCCGGATAAATGTTGTCAAGGGGATAACTCTGACATAACTAATATGACAAGCAGTGTTTTAATTTAGCACCACTAGcaggtggaaaaaaatatattgataGTCATGCATGACTCTTACAGAATGTAGCCTAAACACTTTGGAAGTTCTCCTTAAGGCCCCCTTCAAGTgaaaaattttgtttgttttaataggaaatatttttagaaagtctttcatttttttctattctaatttttaagcatttttaaattgaTCATCATTGTCTCGTCTACTGTGCACattctttttcattgtttggCTTTGTGACACAGATAAGAGAAACAgtatataaataatgtttattaccaaccatattttatattaaggTAAacattctattttttttttttttttggaggccAAGAAAAAGAGCATTTCTGATTAAAAATCCCAGAGATTACTTTATTTCCCACATTTCTCACAGATATTAAAATCATTTAGTGTTACCACTTTCTCAGCCTACATTATTATCATCACCTTTGTCCACCCTTTATCATCATTACTCCCCTTTCCTCTTCTCTACAGCCTTCAGCCGGCCCTCCAGGGTGCTCAGTCGGTTCTCCACTACACAAGACTTGTCAGAGCCAGATGTGAGGAAAGTCAACAGGACGCATGTCAGCACCAGGCCGCTCAGTCGAACTGCTGTGGTGTCTGCAGATGCGCTCTTGTCAGTCACGATCAGTCCAAAAAACCAGAGCGCCAAGACTGTTTTCACCACCCAGAACACTCGCTTCACCACAACAATCAGCAGACGGAGGATGATGGTCAGCCCCCAGTATCCAATGAGTCCCACCAGACCCCATTGGGCAACGGCGGTCACACCCTCTGGAGTGAAGCGGGGCAATGTCAGCGCAACTGTGGAGAAAGGAAATCCAGCTCAGGTGTTTAGGTACTTAGATATTTtcataaagaagaaaacttgaAAATACCTGTCTGTTAgagcaaaagaaagagaagtaaacatctaaaaaaaggTGTGGCAGACCGACTGCCCTGAGGCAGGGCAGCATATTTCCACTTGCACTTAAAAAACTTTCATTGAAACAAACTTTCTCCTCATGCAGCACACAATTTTTTTGTGAACTACACAAAAGTGGAAAAGCAGCAAAGCCTTAGCACTTCAGATAAAATCAAGGCTAATCACCCACCATCAAATCCTGTGACCCTGAGGATCTCTGTGACATAAACTGCGATGACATTCAGGCCGCTGGCAGCTCCTTCAGCCAAGAATCGGATCACCGTCTCCAGAAACTGTATTGGTGTGGAAGGGAGGGTGGAGACGTGTTTTACTTAATCATACAAGGCAACAATGAAGAGAGGCAGCATTCTGATCATGCAGGGGCAAAAGACGGGAATGTGGAGGGAGCTACAGAGTAATTTATTACGCTGGATTACAGACAGAACAACTGACATTTACAACAGCACTTGACACCCATTAAACAAGGAACTCTTATGGACTGAGTGATGCACCTCATGACAGAAGAGCTGTTGTATTGTTGAACAGACAGCTTTGCATGCGGGTGACAGCTGGAAAACAACCCTCTCTATTCCTGTACAGCCTCTCTTCACTAACACCCCCTCCCAcagaagaaacataaaaagcCCTACAACACTTAGACATAGTACAGCCTTGTCCAGCAAGGTCAAGAGTAGCCCAGTCAGTTGGACAGGGATCTTATCTGCACCTGTTGTACTACACACAGGAACAAGGCCAGTTCAGGCTGTCAGAGTGAGAGTCAAGCATCTGCCACTCCATgtcagtgtgtgcatgtaacTTGAAAACACACCTAATTACCGTTGGCTCAATATCTATATGAAGAATGTAAGTGAGGACTGAACTAATCaaagctttttatgttttatggaCCTGTTGCCCCAAAAAACAACAGTGCATATCCAGACAAACCTAAATTAAATAGATACACAAAAGCCATACTGATAGTACCCAGAAAAGAGAACAGGGTAACATGATCTGACAAAATTTTTGAACATTTTAGTGTACAGTCAGTGCAAACCTGTTATACTTTCtacagataaaaatgtttttacaaagtaaaaatgtctcttttacaACCTCAAATGTGCAGAGAAGTTCAAATGGAGGGAGGTTTTCTGTAATTTGTGGTCGCATGGAGTCATTTAGTGCATACACCCAACATTTtgcattcagagacaccatctGAGTTACAGTGAgctacatacatacacaaaatCTAATCTGCAGCAGAACATGCAAATATCACAAATGTAGAGACAATTCTACAAGGTCATGCATCTATTCTTCTCCAACTACAGATGTTACAATGGCTAAACTGAGCCCCACAAGGTCGGCTCTGTTTAAGGGACCATGCTAATGGGGGGGATAGTGTGTTGAAACACTCAGGAGGTTTCTTACCATGGCTACTGAATAGACGTTCTCTTGGCCAAGCAATGACTCAAGAAACAAAACTGCACTCTGAAGAGAAGGAAGCCACAGCAGGGTGGAGGCAGGGAGACAGAGATGTGGGTGTGCGTTTGCATGGGTGAGAAGGGGGATGCATGAAATGAGGCCAGAGAAGATGAGGGGATCAGAAGGAAGATTAACAAGTTGAGGAGCATGGAAAG is part of the Melanotaenia boesemani isolate fMelBoe1 chromosome 7, fMelBoe1.pri, whole genome shotgun sequence genome and harbors:
- the LOC121643557 gene encoding uncharacterized protein LOC121643557, which produces MIKMMVIILLPLFSACVSVGLSSDTFREEYGNKYKIRVLIWVHSIEFVPKYSTETSVLWKRDNPEASKDTRRKMEGYYYVIYNVTQKDSGRYILRNSDETTFSTKTVEVVANTRTISLMSGEQLAFSFDLEPNSCNIYFFPEFDHEIQIVRQGVLLLDSDQSGCVGFKLLKPCWISNKAAQMSCAGRFEVRDHDDKALTVLLEMKPSKFNSTYLFAGIGSLVFALLSCCLKYCCCGKGSSKKDSTESAAESDAAAAPDNNDQPSVYYHKYDQEPVGLRPNQPTEPSETPCHTETSHAASDLLIHNPPTELPPPYSEVSAPAEQTDAPTFPLCSDQEPQFKIKGINFNMNTHHTDVYTSDKLNFL
- the si:dkey-74k8.3 gene encoding uncharacterized protein si:dkey-74k8.3 isoform X2, with protein sequence MARFLIAAFVLALGVAVGWAGSEAGGKQAKAESPPMITLHTLIMGTCQEIQRYTESMVGTSVIRSAAEFLETVIRFLAEGAASGLNVIAVYVTEILRVTGFDVALTLPRFTPEGVTAVAQWGLVGLIGYWGLTIILRLLIVVVKRVFWVVKTVLALWFFGLIVTDKSASADTTAVRLSGLVLTCVLLTFLTSGSDKSCVVENRLSTLEGRLKAVEKRKGE
- the si:dkey-74k8.3 gene encoding uncharacterized protein si:dkey-74k8.3 isoform X1 — encoded protein: MARFLIAAFVLALGVAVGWAGSEAGGKQAKAESPPMITLHTLIMGTCQEIQRYTESMVGTSVIRSAAESAVLFLESLLGQENVYSVAMFLETVIRFLAEGAASGLNVIAVYVTEILRVTGFDVALTLPRFTPEGVTAVAQWGLVGLIGYWGLTIILRLLIVVVKRVFWVVKTVLALWFFGLIVTDKSASADTTAVRLSGLVLTCVLLTFLTSGSDKSCVVENRLSTLEGRLKAVEKRKGE